A window of the Dickeya dianthicola NCPPB 453 genome harbors these coding sequences:
- the flhA gene encoding formate hydrogenlyase transcriptional activator FlhA — protein sequence MATRLTDSPSRLSILWQDALLKISQSLLQQRTIPDLLRALDGVSFSVVRFGRVNLILLDPLHNQMNFYRHDRESGHTQCSEEAILLANGPGGVVWSTQTPLHCDRTHFLRDFPHLTEQPAYAGLSDYCQLPLRGTHRGLGGVEFLKTDGSRFTDNELDFFQALAGVVALVVETIREREQVLQEEERLRHERDHLRILVDVTNTVISKLELKALALEVSREIHRFFGIDFIALVLKEGEGEAQTLKYLATVYPQAGAPKTVQGEVDRAQTLADGVMAQHQPQLVQVTQRPQAGEPRPLSQWFDNALSHVCLLPLAFGNRTLGVLELAHRSALAVSEADLRLLRQIAARIAIALDNALAYEQITRMKDSLVHENFYLTEQLTEHIHQRSGDEFGEIIGRSVAIRQVLEQVEMVAASDSTVLILGETGTGKELIARAIHSLSQRKAQHMVKMNCAAIPSGLLESDLFGHEKGAFTGATSQRQGRFELADNSTLFLDEVGDIPLELQPKLLRVLQEREIERLGGSKVIPVDVRLIAATNRDLKQMVADREYRSDLYYRLNVFPIVIPPLRERPEDIPLLVKFFTRKIARRMNRTIDSIPSDMLRQLSRLPWPGNVRELENVVERAVILTRGTTLNLHMDELQHHLSPLEVPKPSYRDLTPPPMAAEPSSGPLDAQEEPERERIIRVLRETNGIVAGPKGAAARLGLKRTTLLSRMQRMGISAREIEGIS from the coding sequence ATGGCGACACGACTGACAGACTCTCCGTCCCGGCTGTCTATTCTGTGGCAGGATGCCTTGCTAAAAATTTCTCAGTCACTGTTGCAACAGCGCACTATTCCGGACCTGCTGCGAGCGCTGGATGGCGTGTCGTTTTCGGTGGTGCGCTTTGGCCGGGTCAATCTTATCTTGCTTGATCCGCTGCATAATCAGATGAATTTCTACCGCCACGACCGCGAATCCGGGCATACCCAGTGCAGCGAGGAGGCGATTCTGCTGGCTAACGGCCCCGGCGGAGTGGTGTGGAGCACCCAGACCCCGCTGCATTGCGATCGCACGCACTTCCTGCGTGATTTTCCCCACCTGACCGAACAACCGGCCTACGCCGGGCTGAGCGACTACTGTCAGTTGCCGCTACGCGGCACGCACCGCGGGCTGGGCGGGGTGGAATTCCTCAAAACCGACGGTAGCCGCTTTACCGATAACGAACTCGATTTTTTTCAGGCGCTGGCCGGGGTGGTGGCGCTGGTGGTGGAAACCATTCGCGAGCGCGAGCAGGTGTTGCAGGAAGAAGAACGGTTGCGCCATGAGCGCGACCATCTGCGCATTCTGGTGGATGTCACCAACACCGTGATTTCCAAACTGGAACTGAAGGCGCTGGCGCTGGAGGTGTCGCGCGAAATCCACCGCTTCTTCGGCATCGACTTTATCGCGCTGGTATTAAAAGAAGGTGAGGGCGAAGCGCAAACGCTCAAGTATCTCGCCACCGTGTACCCGCAGGCCGGCGCGCCGAAAACGGTGCAAGGCGAGGTAGACCGGGCGCAAACGCTGGCAGACGGCGTGATGGCGCAGCATCAGCCGCAACTGGTACAGGTGACGCAGCGCCCCCAAGCCGGCGAACCGCGCCCGCTCAGCCAGTGGTTCGACAACGCGCTGTCTCACGTCTGCCTGCTGCCGCTGGCGTTTGGCAACCGGACACTGGGCGTGCTGGAGCTGGCGCACCGCTCAGCGCTGGCGGTCAGCGAGGCGGATCTCCGGTTGTTGCGGCAGATTGCCGCGCGCATCGCCATTGCGCTGGATAACGCGCTGGCCTATGAGCAGATCACCCGCATGAAAGATTCGCTGGTGCATGAGAATTTCTACCTGACTGAACAGCTTACCGAGCATATTCATCAGCGCAGCGGCGATGAATTTGGCGAAATCATCGGCCGCAGCGTGGCGATCCGCCAGGTGCTGGAGCAGGTGGAAATGGTGGCGGCCAGCGACAGCACCGTGCTGATTCTGGGTGAAACCGGCACCGGCAAGGAGCTGATTGCCCGCGCTATCCACAGCCTGAGCCAGCGTAAAGCCCAGCATATGGTGAAAATGAATTGCGCCGCCATTCCGTCCGGCCTGCTGGAAAGCGACCTGTTCGGCCATGAAAAGGGCGCATTTACCGGCGCCACCAGCCAGCGTCAAGGGCGGTTTGAACTGGCGGATAACAGCACGCTGTTTCTGGATGAGGTGGGCGATATCCCGCTGGAATTGCAGCCCAAACTGCTGCGGGTGTTGCAGGAGCGGGAAATCGAGCGGCTGGGCGGCAGCAAGGTGATCCCGGTGGATGTGCGATTGATAGCCGCCACCAACCGCGACCTGAAACAGATGGTGGCGGACCGCGAGTACCGTAGCGACCTTTATTACCGGCTCAACGTGTTTCCCATCGTCATTCCGCCGTTGCGCGAGCGGCCGGAAGACATTCCGCTGCTGGTGAAGTTTTTCACCCGCAAGATAGCCCGCCGCATGAACCGTACTATCGACAGCATTCCGTCCGACATGTTGCGTCAACTGAGCCGTCTGCCGTGGCCCGGCAACGTGCGGGAACTGGAAAACGTGGTGGAGCGAGCGGTGATCCTGACGCGCGGCACCACGCTCAATCTGCACATGGATGAATTACAGCATCATCTGTCGCCGCTGGAGGTGCCCAAACCGTCGTACCGCGACCTTACGCCGCCGCCGATGGCGGCCGAGCCGTCATCCGGACCGTTGGATGCGCAAGAGGAACCGGAACGCGAGCGTATTATCCGGGTATTGCGGGAAACCAACGGCATCGTCGCCGGCCCGAAAGGCGCCGCCGCCCGGCTCGGGCTTAAGCGCACCACTTTGTTATCGCGGATGCAACGCATGGGGATTTCCGCCCGGGAGATCGAAGGGATTTCGTGA
- a CDS encoding ParA family protein, giving the protein MSTPVLTFFNNKGGVGKTSLIYHLAWMFTNLRKRVVIADLDPQANLTAAFLDENRIEAIWNTPGSNSTIYQCIKPLTGVGDITQPHLQNIATDLYLLPGDVALSGFEDLLSSEWPNSMADNNLYRPMRILTAFWQVIQMAAEKVQADIILVDIGPNLGAINRSVLLATDYVAIPLGADLFSLQGLSNLGPTLRGWRNLWRKRLDNWQDNPESQSHPDFKLPTGKMLPIGYLCQQHGVRLDRPVKAYDKWVQRIPSVYREAVLNESPVQDMKQESDPYCLATIKHYRSLIPMAQEYRKPIFNLTSADGAIGSHANAVSDAKKDFRQLAIKIAAQIGMNI; this is encoded by the coding sequence ATGAGTACCCCAGTTCTGACATTTTTCAATAACAAAGGTGGCGTCGGCAAAACCTCTTTGATTTATCATCTGGCCTGGATGTTTACCAATCTGAGAAAAAGAGTAGTAATAGCGGATTTGGATCCGCAAGCCAACCTAACAGCTGCCTTTCTGGATGAAAATCGCATTGAAGCCATCTGGAATACCCCAGGCTCCAATTCCACTATTTATCAGTGCATCAAGCCGTTAACCGGTGTTGGTGATATCACTCAACCACACCTGCAAAACATTGCTACCGACCTTTATCTTTTGCCTGGAGATGTGGCGCTGTCTGGTTTTGAAGATTTACTGTCATCTGAATGGCCAAATAGCATGGCCGATAACAATTTATATCGTCCAATGCGAATACTGACTGCATTTTGGCAAGTCATACAGATGGCAGCCGAAAAAGTGCAAGCTGACATTATACTGGTTGATATTGGCCCCAACCTGGGAGCGATAAATCGATCCGTACTACTGGCTACCGATTATGTGGCGATTCCGCTCGGGGCAGATCTATTTTCTCTTCAGGGCCTGAGCAACCTAGGGCCGACGTTAAGAGGCTGGAGGAATCTCTGGCGCAAACGTCTGGATAATTGGCAAGATAATCCCGAATCTCAGAGTCATCCTGACTTCAAATTGCCGACAGGCAAGATGCTACCTATTGGCTATCTATGTCAACAACACGGAGTACGTTTGGATCGCCCTGTAAAGGCTTATGACAAGTGGGTACAGCGTATCCCTTCCGTGTATCGTGAGGCCGTTCTCAATGAAAGTCCGGTTCAGGACATGAAACAAGAATCCGACCCCTATTGCCTGGCAACAATTAAACATTACCGTAGTCTGATACCTATGGCGCAGGAATACCGTAAACCGATATTCAATCTGACATCAGCCGATGGTGCTATTGGCAGTCATGCCAATGCCGTTAGCGATGCAAAAAAAGACTTTCGACAATTAGCCATCAAGATTGCTGCTCAGATCGGTATGAACATATAA